A region from the Dinoroseobacter shibae DFL 12 = DSM 16493 genome encodes:
- a CDS encoding helix-turn-helix domain-containing protein has translation MKTFIGPRLRRLRRDANQTQAEMAKALGISNSYVNMLEKNERSVSVPVLLRLFEAYGVDWRDIADEDDTATLNALRAAFQDPLFHDHSPDLPQLRALLSHAPDVARSFLQLHHAYRAATDQLLVLSNASETDLDILRASPEAIVHDFFRDNRNHFPELEAAAQEFWAGPMPEADDIYGALKARLKDKLGLRTRIVPVGDMPEALREYDEDRREVRLSEGLDHPNRAFQLAHTSGLIEQSAVIDALLSRLDLDDPSGRNRCRVELANYFAAAVLMPYDAFRAEALACKYDFAHLSLRFGVSFEQACHRATTLQRDGAEGVPFFFLRIDKAGNVTKRFNSTGFHLAEYGGACPRLDLHTSFRSPGSIVPQFVEMPDGGRFFVFARTVNRPRFSRHTQDKRLAIAMGCSIEHVAAIGYAEDIQQGSPRFAEVGINCRICPRANCDQRAHNAMILNEPVDVRRRGPTRYAN, from the coding sequence ATGAAGACTTTCATCGGACCCCGCCTGCGCCGTCTGCGGCGCGACGCCAACCAGACCCAGGCCGAAATGGCCAAGGCGCTGGGCATCTCCAACTCTTACGTGAACATGCTGGAAAAGAACGAGCGCAGCGTGTCCGTCCCGGTGCTCCTGCGCCTGTTCGAAGCTTACGGCGTCGATTGGCGCGACATCGCCGACGAGGACGATACCGCCACCCTCAACGCCCTGCGCGCCGCGTTCCAGGACCCGCTCTTTCACGATCACAGCCCCGATCTGCCGCAGCTGCGCGCGCTGCTCTCGCACGCGCCGGACGTGGCGCGCAGCTTTTTGCAATTGCACCACGCCTACCGCGCGGCCACCGATCAGCTCTTGGTGCTCTCCAATGCCAGCGAGACCGATCTCGACATCCTGCGTGCCTCCCCCGAGGCGATCGTGCATGATTTCTTTCGCGACAACCGCAATCATTTCCCCGAGCTTGAAGCCGCCGCCCAGGAGTTCTGGGCCGGCCCCATGCCCGAGGCCGACGACATCTACGGCGCGCTCAAGGCTCGGCTGAAGGACAAGCTGGGCTTGCGGACCCGGATCGTGCCCGTGGGCGACATGCCCGAGGCCCTCCGCGAATATGACGAGGACCGGCGCGAAGTCCGTCTGTCCGAAGGGCTCGACCATCCCAACCGTGCCTTCCAGCTGGCCCATACGAGCGGGCTGATCGAACAGAGCGCGGTGATCGACGCGTTGCTGTCGCGGCTCGACCTGGACGACCCGTCCGGGCGCAACCGCTGCCGGGTGGAGCTGGCCAATTATTTCGCTGCGGCCGTGCTCATGCCCTATGACGCCTTCCGGGCCGAGGCGCTGGCCTGCAAGTACGACTTCGCCCACCTGTCCCTGCGCTTCGGCGTCAGCTTCGAGCAGGCCTGCCACCGCGCCACCACCCTGCAACGCGACGGGGCGGAAGGCGTGCCGTTCTTCTTCCTGCGCATCGACAAGGCCGGCAACGTGACCAAGCGGTTCAACTCCACCGGCTTTCACCTGGCGGAATATGGCGGCGCCTGCCCGCGGCTCGATTTGCATACGAGCTTCCGCAGCCCCGGCAGCATCGTGCCGCAATTCGTCGAGATGCCCGATGGCGGGCGATTCTTCGTCTTCGCCCGCACGGTCAATCGCCCCCGCTTCTCGCGCCACACCCAGGACAAGCGCCTGGCCATCGCCATGGGCTGCAGCATCGAACATGTCGCGGCGATCGGCTATGCCGAGGATATCCAGCAAGGCTCCCCGCGTTTCGCAGAGGTCGGGATCAACTGCCGGATCTGCCCGCGCGCCAATTGCGACCAACGCGCCCATAACGCGATGATCCTGAACGAACCGGTGGATGTCCGCCGCCGCGGCCCGACACGCTACGCCAACTGA
- a CDS encoding pyridoxal-phosphate-dependent aminotransferase family protein yields the protein MRTGQTHLFIPGPTNVPEAVRQAMNVPMQDMRAADFGDLTLGLFEGMKSVLRTERGTVMLFPGSGTGAWEAAITNTLNPGDKVLMARHGHFSTLWAQMAERLGLQVELIDIPWGAGAPVKEIARRLGRDAHDEIKAVFVTHNETATGVASDIAAVRRALDENFHDALLFVDGVSSVGSLDFRMDEWEVDLVVTGSQKGLMLPPGLGILGVSEKALEAARSATMRRAYFEFSDMLAMNADGYFPYTPPTPLLHGLRASLARIATEGLDNVIARHTRLAEGVRRGIAAWGLPLVAEHHTLYSDTVSAIRVPQEIDAREVLRIAYEEFNTSFGSGLGPLDGKVFRIGHLGDLNEAMCLTALSVAEMALYRAGMQVQLGSGVGAAQAWFAADAAARPFLHIAAE from the coding sequence ATGCGAACAGGTCAGACACATCTCTTCATTCCGGGTCCCACCAATGTGCCCGAAGCGGTGCGGCAGGCGATGAATGTGCCGATGCAGGACATGCGTGCGGCGGATTTCGGGGACCTGACCCTCGGGCTGTTCGAGGGGATGAAATCGGTGCTGCGCACCGAACGCGGGACGGTGATGCTGTTTCCCGGCTCGGGGACCGGGGCCTGGGAGGCGGCGATCACCAACACGCTAAATCCCGGCGACAAGGTGCTGATGGCGCGGCACGGGCATTTCTCGACCCTTTGGGCGCAGATGGCCGAGCGGCTGGGCCTGCAGGTCGAGCTGATCGACATTCCCTGGGGCGCAGGCGCGCCGGTCAAGGAGATCGCGCGCCGGTTGGGCCGGGATGCCCATGACGAGATCAAGGCGGTCTTCGTCACCCATAACGAGACCGCCACGGGCGTGGCCTCGGACATCGCGGCGGTGCGCCGGGCGCTGGACGAGAATTTCCACGATGCGCTCTTGTTCGTGGACGGGGTGTCCTCGGTCGGCTCGCTGGACTTCCGGATGGACGAATGGGAGGTCGACCTGGTGGTCACGGGCAGCCAAAAGGGTCTGATGCTGCCGCCGGGCTTGGGCATTCTGGGTGTCAGCGAAAAGGCATTGGAGGCTGCGCGGTCGGCGACCATGCGCCGGGCCTATTTCGAGTTTTCCGACATGCTGGCGATGAATGCGGACGGGTATTTCCCCTACACCCCGCCCACGCCCCTGTTGCACGGGTTGCGGGCGTCGCTGGCGCGGATCGCGACCGAAGGGCTGGACAACGTGATCGCCCGCCACACCCGGCTGGCCGAGGGTGTGCGCCGCGGGATCGCGGCCTGGGGGCTGCCGTTGGTGGCCGAGCATCACACGCTTTATTCCGACACGGTGTCGGCCATTCGAGTGCCGCAGGAGATCGACGCCCGCGAGGTTCTGCGCATCGCATACGAGGAATTCAACACCTCCTTCGGGAGCGGTCTGGGGCCGCTCGACGGCAAGGTTTTCCGGATCGGGCATCTCGGCGATCTGAACGAGGCGATGTGCCTGACCGCCCTGTCGGTGGCGGAGATGGCGCTCTACCGGGCGGGGATGCAGGTGCAGCTCGGCTCCGGCGTGGGGGCGGCGCAGGCGTGGTTCGCCGCCGATGCCGCGGCGCGCCCCTTCCTGCATATCGCGGCGGAATGA
- a CDS encoding HpcH/HpaI aldolase/citrate lyase family protein → MSHTLHPLRKQRLQRSELAVPASNPTMIDKAAESAADFVFLDLEDAVAPPEKVQARKNAIQALNDIDWAAKGKTVSVRINGLDTHYMYRDVVDIMEQAGDRVHTLLVPKVGVTADLYMVEAMVNQAEMACGLETRVGLEALIETALGMANVEAIAQFGGRLEALHFGVADYAASMRARTVNIGGLNPDYPGDQWHASITRMVIACRAYGLRAIDGPFGDFSDPDGYMAGARRAAALGCEGKWAIHPSQIEMANDVFSPPEAEVSKAHRIIEELRNAEAAGKGAASLDGKMIDAASEKMARNVIDTANAIAAKAVAAE, encoded by the coding sequence ATGTCCCATACGCTTCACCCCTTGCGCAAGCAGCGCCTTCAGAGGTCCGAGCTGGCGGTGCCCGCCTCGAACCCGACAATGATCGACAAGGCCGCCGAGAGCGCCGCGGATTTCGTATTTCTCGACCTGGAGGACGCGGTTGCCCCGCCCGAGAAGGTGCAGGCGCGCAAGAACGCGATCCAGGCGCTGAACGACATCGACTGGGCCGCCAAGGGCAAGACCGTGTCGGTGCGGATCAACGGGCTGGATACCCATTACATGTACCGCGACGTGGTCGACATCATGGAGCAGGCGGGCGACCGGGTGCACACGCTGCTGGTGCCCAAGGTCGGGGTGACGGCGGACCTGTATATGGTCGAGGCGATGGTCAACCAGGCGGAGATGGCCTGCGGGCTGGAGACCCGGGTGGGCCTTGAGGCGCTGATCGAGACCGCGCTCGGGATGGCCAATGTGGAGGCGATCGCCCAGTTCGGCGGGCGGCTGGAGGCGCTGCATTTCGGGGTGGCGGATTACGCGGCCTCGATGCGGGCGCGGACCGTGAATATCGGCGGGCTGAACCCGGATTACCCCGGGGATCAGTGGCACGCCTCGATCACGCGGATGGTGATTGCCTGCCGCGCCTACGGGCTGCGCGCGATCGACGGGCCGTTCGGAGATTTCAGCGATCCCGACGGCTACATGGCCGGGGCACGCCGGGCGGCGGCACTGGGGTGCGAGGGCAAATGGGCCATTCATCCCAGCCAGATCGAGATGGCGAACGACGTGTTCAGCCCGCCGGAGGCCGAGGTCAGCAAGGCGCATCGGATCATCGAAGAGCTGCGCAATGCCGAGGCCGCGGGCAAGGGGGCCGCGAGCCTCGACGGCAAGATGATCGACGCGGCCAGCGAGAAGATGGCCCGCAACGTGATCGACACCGCCAACGCCATCGCCGCCAAGGCGGTCGCGGCGGAATAA
- a CDS encoding malate--CoA ligase subunit beta, with protein sequence MDIHEHQAKDILARFGVPVPKGGVAFSPEQAAFRCRELGGGRCVVKAQVHSGGRGEAGGVKLCEGEAEVRDFAASLLGTSLVTKQTDAAGKRIDRLWVEEASAIERELYLGFVLDRKSERIMIVASGHGGMEIEDLAEEDPESLIRMVLDPAVGLAEYQARELAFKLGLQGAQIGQMVTVLKACYRAYRDLDAMMVEINPLVVCKDSSLVALDAKMSFDTNALFRRAEIAALRDPGQEDPRESFAADHGLAYVGLDGDIGCIINGAGLAMASMDMIQLAGGEPANFLDIGGGASPERVCQAFRTVLSDQNVSVILVNIFAGINRCDWIANGVIKAYTELGIELPVVVRLSGTNVEAGRKLIAESGLPIISADTLAEAAEAAVAARPTLIAAQ encoded by the coding sequence ATGGACATTCACGAGCATCAGGCCAAGGACATTCTGGCGCGCTTTGGCGTGCCGGTGCCGAAGGGCGGCGTGGCGTTCTCGCCCGAACAGGCGGCCTTCCGCTGCCGCGAACTGGGGGGCGGGCGCTGCGTGGTCAAGGCGCAGGTCCATTCCGGCGGGCGCGGCGAGGCCGGCGGCGTCAAGCTCTGCGAGGGTGAGGCGGAGGTGCGCGACTTCGCCGCCAGCCTCCTGGGTACGTCGCTGGTCACCAAGCAGACCGATGCCGCGGGCAAGCGGATCGACCGGCTCTGGGTCGAAGAGGCGTCCGCCATCGAGCGGGAGTTGTATCTCGGCTTCGTGCTCGACCGGAAGTCCGAGCGGATCATGATCGTGGCCTCGGGCCATGGCGGGATGGAGATCGAGGACCTCGCCGAGGAAGACCCCGAGAGCCTGATCCGCATGGTTCTGGACCCCGCCGTGGGTCTGGCCGAGTACCAGGCGCGGGAGCTGGCCTTCAAGCTGGGCCTGCAGGGCGCGCAGATCGGCCAGATGGTGACCGTGCTCAAGGCCTGCTACCGGGCGTACCGCGATCTCGATGCGATGATGGTGGAGATCAATCCGCTGGTGGTGTGCAAGGACAGCTCGCTGGTGGCGCTGGACGCGAAGATGTCGTTCGACACCAACGCGCTCTTCCGCCGGGCGGAGATCGCGGCCTTGCGCGATCCGGGCCAGGAAGACCCGCGCGAGAGCTTCGCCGCCGATCACGGGCTGGCTTATGTGGGCCTGGACGGGGATATCGGCTGCATTATCAACGGCGCCGGGCTTGCCATGGCGTCGATGGACATGATCCAGCTGGCGGGCGGGGAGCCTGCGAATTTCCTCGATATCGGCGGCGGGGCCAGTCCTGAACGCGTCTGCCAGGCGTTCCGCACGGTGTTGTCGGACCAGAATGTCAGCGTGATCCTCGTCAACATCTTTGCCGGCATCAACCGCTGCGACTGGATCGCGAACGGGGTGATCAAGGCCTATACCGAGCTCGGCATCGAGCTGCCGGTGGTGGTGCGCCTGTCGGGCACGAATGTGGAGGCCGGGCGCAAGCTGATAGCCGAGAGCGGCCTGCCGATCATCAGCGCCGACACCTTGGCCGAGGCGGCCGAGGCCGCCGTTGCCGCCCGCCCCACCTTGATCGCCGCACAGTAA
- the sucD gene encoding succinate--CoA ligase subunit alpha, with the protein MAIVITEDTRVVVQGLSGRIGQFHAQEMIEYGTKVVAGVTPGKGGTTVLNRPVFNTVREAVEATGAEASLLFVPPAGAADAMMEAADAGIRTAVCVTDGIPAQDMMRVKRFLRRFPRERKMRLIGPNCAGIISPGKGFMGIMPPHIYTPGRVGIVGRSGTLGYEAASQMQALGIGVSSSIGIGGDPINGSSFKDILELFEADPETDAVIMIGEIGGPQEAEAAAYVRDHMTKPVAAYIAGLAAPKGRQMGHAGAIISAFGESAQEKVALLSACGIEVAPNPSAMGETVARILNPARNAA; encoded by the coding sequence ATGGCCATTGTCATCACCGAAGACACCCGCGTCGTCGTCCAGGGCCTGTCCGGCCGGATCGGGCAGTTTCATGCGCAGGAAATGATCGAGTACGGCACGAAGGTCGTCGCCGGCGTCACCCCGGGCAAGGGGGGCACCACGGTGCTTAACCGGCCGGTATTCAACACCGTGCGCGAGGCGGTCGAGGCCACGGGCGCGGAGGCGAGCCTTTTGTTCGTGCCGCCCGCGGGGGCTGCGGACGCGATGATGGAGGCCGCGGATGCGGGCATTCGCACCGCCGTGTGTGTGACCGACGGCATCCCGGCCCAGGACATGATGCGGGTCAAACGCTTCCTGCGCCGCTTCCCGCGGGAGCGCAAGATGCGCCTGATCGGGCCGAACTGCGCGGGCATCATCAGCCCCGGCAAGGGGTTCATGGGGATCATGCCGCCGCATATCTACACCCCCGGGCGCGTGGGCATCGTGGGCCGGTCGGGCACGCTGGGCTACGAGGCGGCGAGCCAGATGCAGGCCCTGGGGATCGGGGTGTCGTCGTCGATCGGGATCGGGGGCGATCCGATCAACGGCTCGTCTTTCAAGGATATCCTGGAGCTGTTCGAGGCCGACCCGGAGACCGATGCGGTGATCATGATCGGCGAGATCGGCGGTCCGCAGGAGGCCGAGGCGGCGGCTTATGTGCGCGATCACATGACCAAGCCCGTGGCGGCCTATATCGCCGGGCTTGCGGCCCCCAAGGGCCGGCAGATGGGCCATGCGGGCGCGATCATCTCGGCCTTCGGCGAGAGCGCGCAGGAGAAGGTCGCGCTGCTGAGTGCCTGCGGGATCGAGGTGGCGCCGAACCCGTCGGCCATGGGCGAGACCGTGGCGCGCATCCTGAACCCGGCGCGCAATGCCGCTTGA
- a CDS encoding FAS1-like dehydratase domain-containing protein produces MPLDAPENGAPLTDWIGRTETVAGCVPPTVATMIHATLARAGRPCPGPGDVLPALWHWYAFPPAVGMEDLGADGHPALGGFLPPVPYERRMWASGALEFHADLRVGEQIEKTSTITGVEEKTGSTGGMVFVTVAHELRGAAGLAVRETQSIVYLPIAPEFRPPPKKPGPVDSLVFDVTQPVSTALLFRYSAITFNAHRIHFDLPYAQEVEHYPGLVVHGPLQANLLMAEATAWKGRRPDRFRFRGVHPMFHDTGLTLRGVREGAHALKMCTVADAGYMGLTASADWED; encoded by the coding sequence ATGCCGCTTGACGCGCCTGAAAACGGCGCACCGCTGACCGACTGGATCGGGCGGACCGAGACCGTGGCGGGCTGCGTGCCCCCCACGGTCGCCACCATGATCCACGCCACGCTTGCGCGCGCGGGCCGCCCCTGCCCCGGCCCGGGCGATGTCTTGCCAGCCCTGTGGCATTGGTATGCCTTCCCCCCGGCGGTGGGGATGGAGGATCTGGGTGCCGACGGGCACCCGGCCCTTGGCGGGTTTCTGCCCCCGGTGCCCTATGAGCGGCGGATGTGGGCCAGTGGTGCGCTGGAATTCCACGCAGATCTGCGCGTCGGCGAGCAGATCGAGAAAACCTCCACCATCACCGGCGTCGAGGAAAAGACCGGCTCCACCGGGGGCATGGTGTTCGTCACCGTTGCGCACGAGTTGCGCGGGGCGGCAGGCCTTGCGGTGCGCGAGACGCAATCCATCGTCTACCTGCCCATCGCGCCGGAGTTCCGCCCCCCGCCGAAGAAGCCCGGCCCCGTGGACAGCCTGGTTTTCGACGTGACGCAGCCGGTCTCGACCGCGCTGCTTTTTCGCTATTCGGCGATCACCTTCAATGCCCACCGGATCCATTTCGACCTGCCCTATGCGCAGGAAGTGGAGCATTATCCGGGCCTTGTGGTGCACGGGCCGTTGCAGGCCAACCTGCTGATGGCGGAGGCGACCGCCTGGAAGGGGCGCCGCCCGGACCGGTTCCGGTTTCGCGGCGTGCATCCGATGTTTCACGACACCGGGCTGACCCTGCGCGGGGTGCGCGAGGGGGCGCATGCACTGAAAATGTGCACTGTGGCCGATGCGGGCTACATGGGTTTGACAGCAAGTGCAGACTGGGAGGACTGA
- a CDS encoding CoA transferase, giving the protein MPGILNGLRVVEGSAFVAVPLAGMTLAQMGADVIRFDRLQGGLDSGRWPLAPSGKSLFWAGLNKGKRSLAVDMSHPEGKELITRTITAPGEDAGVFLTNLRVRGWMDYETLSKLREDLIMVTLLGDRHGRPQVDYTVNPALGIPDITGPEGHDAPVANALPAWDLMAGHMCVSSVLAAERHRLRKGVGQEVVLTLKDVAAATLGHLGMIGDAVLNETARTKSGNALYGAYGQDFLCADGRRIMVIGLTGRQWSGLVKTTGTQTEMAELARATGRDLGNEGVRWELRREITEILTPWFAARPAAVIGEIFDDAKLTWSEFRTVKEAVEQDPDLSPDNPVFTALAQEGLGTFPVPGHAAVFSALAREAPKPAPALGSHTEEILSEVTGLDDTEIARLFDEGIVGSSARRTLYSAA; this is encoded by the coding sequence ATGCCAGGAATTCTGAACGGATTGCGCGTGGTCGAAGGCTCGGCCTTTGTCGCGGTGCCCCTGGCGGGGATGACGCTGGCGCAGATGGGGGCGGATGTGATCCGGTTCGACCGGCTGCAGGGCGGGCTCGATTCTGGGCGCTGGCCGTTGGCGCCGTCGGGCAAGAGCCTGTTCTGGGCGGGGCTGAACAAGGGCAAACGCTCGCTCGCGGTGGACATGAGCCACCCCGAGGGCAAGGAGCTGATCACCCGCACGATCACCGCGCCGGGCGAGGATGCGGGCGTGTTCCTGACCAACCTGCGGGTGCGCGGCTGGATGGATTACGAGACCCTGAGCAAGCTGCGCGAGGACCTGATCATGGTGACGCTGCTGGGCGACCGGCATGGGCGCCCCCAGGTCGATTACACCGTGAACCCGGCGCTCGGCATTCCGGATATCACCGGGCCGGAGGGGCATGATGCGCCGGTGGCCAATGCGCTGCCGGCCTGGGACCTGATGGCGGGGCATATGTGCGTGTCCTCCGTGCTGGCCGCCGAGCGGCACCGGCTGCGCAAGGGTGTGGGACAAGAGGTTGTGCTGACCCTGAAGGACGTGGCGGCGGCGACGCTGGGGCATCTGGGCATGATCGGGGATGCAGTGCTGAACGAGACCGCGCGGACCAAGTCGGGCAATGCGCTTTATGGCGCCTATGGGCAGGATTTCCTGTGTGCGGACGGGCGGCGGATCATGGTGATCGGATTGACCGGGCGGCAATGGTCGGGGCTGGTCAAGACCACGGGGACGCAAACCGAGATGGCCGAGCTGGCCCGGGCGACCGGGCGCGATCTGGGCAATGAGGGCGTGCGCTGGGAACTGCGGCGGGAGATCACGGAGATTCTGACCCCGTGGTTCGCGGCGCGACCCGCCGCCGTGATCGGCGAGATCTTCGACGATGCCAAGCTGACCTGGTCGGAGTTCCGCACCGTCAAGGAAGCGGTGGAGCAGGACCCGGACCTGTCGCCGGACAACCCGGTCTTTACCGCGCTGGCCCAGGAGGGGCTGGGCACCTTCCCGGTCCCCGGCCACGCGGCGGTGTTTTCGGCCCTGGCGCGCGAGGCGCCCAAACCCGCGCCCGCCCTGGGCAGCCATACAGAGGAGATCCTGAGCGAGGTCACCGGCCTCGACGACACGGAGATCGCGCGGCTCTTCGACGAAGGGATCGTGGGGTCCTCAGCGCGCCGGACGCTCTACAGCGCTGCCTGA
- a CDS encoding cytochrome b — protein MAQKTETLQLKDSPAAYGAISRVNHWGVALGMIALLGSGLLMAYGPLTREAVAPIRDWHKALGVVVLIVGLWRVGWRLAQGAPRPASDMPPWLARAAKAVHWGLLATVLAMPISGILISVYNGRAVTSFGVVIPAQDKVGWIANAAHGVHQFAGWALAGLLVVHVAGALKHHFLDHDATLRRMLRGAA, from the coding sequence ATGGCACAGAAAACCGAAACCCTCCAACTCAAGGACAGCCCCGCGGCATACGGGGCGATCTCCAGGGTCAATCACTGGGGCGTTGCCCTCGGCATGATCGCATTGCTCGGCTCCGGGCTGCTCATGGCCTACGGACCGCTCACCCGCGAGGCCGTGGCCCCGATCCGGGATTGGCACAAGGCCCTCGGCGTCGTGGTCCTGATCGTCGGGCTGTGGCGGGTGGGCTGGCGCCTGGCACAGGGGGCGCCGAGACCGGCCTCCGACATGCCACCCTGGCTGGCCCGCGCGGCGAAGGCGGTGCACTGGGGTTTGCTCGCCACGGTGCTCGCGATGCCGATCTCCGGCATCCTGATATCGGTCTATAACGGGCGGGCGGTCACGTCCTTTGGGGTGGTTATCCCCGCCCAGGACAAGGTTGGCTGGATTGCAAATGCGGCCCACGGGGTCCATCAGTTTGCAGGCTGGGCGCTGGCCGGGCTGCTGGTCGTGCATGTCGCGGGTGCGCTCAAACACCATTTCCTGGACCATGACGCCACCCTGCGGCGCATGCTGCGCGGGGCCGCCTGA
- a CDS encoding EF-hand domain-containing protein produces the protein MNSSMIYRSGLLATAVLLTGMTLAVAQTATDTTPVQAPQAKEMRVDFRMERGARGGGMMGRILQQADANGDRALTQDEIDTFRAALVANADASGDGNISLDEFETLYLEVTRARMVDAFQALDADGDGVVTQAESDARFGDIVDRMDRNQDGQIDRDDRPSRASRDHDREGRGHDRDGGRWNERRG, from the coding sequence ATGAATTCCTCGATGATCTACCGCAGCGGCCTGCTCGCCACCGCCGTCCTGTTGACCGGCATGACCCTGGCCGTGGCACAGACAGCCACCGACACCACCCCCGTCCAGGCGCCGCAGGCCAAGGAGATGCGCGTCGATTTCCGCATGGAGCGCGGCGCGCGCGGCGGCGGCATGATGGGCCGGATCCTGCAACAGGCCGACGCCAATGGCGATCGCGCCCTCACCCAGGACGAGATCGACACGTTCCGCGCCGCGCTTGTGGCCAATGCCGATGCGTCGGGCGACGGCAACATCTCCCTCGACGAGTTCGAGACGCTCTATCTCGAAGTGACCCGCGCGCGGATGGTCGATGCCTTCCAGGCGCTCGATGCCGATGGTGACGGGGTCGTCACCCAGGCCGAGAGCGACGCGCGGTTCGGCGACATCGTCGACCGGATGGACCGCAACCAGGACGGCCAGATCGACCGCGACGACCGGCCGAGCCGTGCCAGCCGGGACCACGACCGGGAAGGGCGCGGCCACGACCGGGATGGCGGCCGCTGGAATGAGCGCCGCGGCTGA